The Elusimicrobiota bacterium genomic sequence TGCTTGGTATCTCAAAAATAGCAAGGGTTGTTGATATTTTTTCAAAGCGACTCCAACTTCAGGAACGGATTACCAAACAACTTGCAGATATAATTATGAAAAAAATATCACCATATGGTGTAATGGTGGTTGTTGAAGCGGAACATCTCTGTATGACAATGCGTGGCGTTAAGAAACCAGGTGCTAAAATAATAACATCAGCGGTACGTGGAATTTTCTCAAAGGATGCTAAAACCCGTTCAGAAGCGCTTTCTCTAATAAAAAGTAAATAATGGAGGGATGATGGAAACAGCTGCAATTATTTTAGGATTTTGTAGTATTATTTTGGCTATTCTTGGTGGAATTTTAGCCAATTCATTGAGTAAACGAACAGACCTGTTAGTTAGAACTGAAGATGAAAGAGCAAAAAAAATAATTGATGAGGGTAACAAAAGAGCAGAGGAAGCAGATAAAAGAACACAACAGATGATTGAAGGATTAGGAAAGATGATTGAAGAAGGGAACAGAAGAACACACCAGATGATTGAGGAAGGCAGAAAAGAAACAAGAGCATTATTGGAACGGATGGACACAAGAATGGAACGGATGGATGCGAGACATGAGGAAGGCAGAAGAGAGTTCAAAGAATTACTGAAAAGAATGGATGACAGATGGGCAATGCTTGTTGAGAAAGAAGAGTTGGTTGTAAAGGAAAAACGAACAGAATATAAAACTGAAAATGGTTAAAATTGTTGGGATATTGAATGTAACACCGGATTCGTTTTCAGATGGTGGAAAGTTCTTTAAAACTAATGATGCTGTAAAACAAGCGGAGAAACTTATAGAAGAAGGTGCAGATATAATTGATATCGGTGGAGAGTCAACAAGACCCGGAAGTAAACCCGTTCCGATAGAAGAAGAAATAAAAAGAGTTGTCCCTGTAATTAAAGAAATCAAAAAAAAAATTCCTGGAATTCCTGTCTCGGTTGATACTTATAAACCGGAAGTTGCATTAAAAGCAATAGATGAAGGTTGTGAAATTGTTAATGATATTTATGGGATGAGATGGCAAGATGGAGAAATGGCGAGTATCGTGGCAAAAAACAATGTGAAAGTTGTAATTATGCATATGCAAGGCACTCCGCAAACGATGCAAACAAATCCACAGTATAAAAACGTGATTTCTGATATAAAACAATTTTTTAGCCTGCAGATAAAATTTGCTGAATCAAAAGGAATCAAAAAAGAAAAAATAATTATAGACCCAGGCATCGGTTTTGGAAAAACACTACAGCATAACCTTCAAATACTCAAAAAACTTAATCAATTCAAAGAACTCAATCAACCAATTATGGTAGGTCCATCAAGAAAATCATTTATCGGAACATTGCTGAATGTAGATGTTTCTCAACGGCTTGAAGGCACAATTGCCTCAGTGTTAATTTCGGTAATAAATGGCGCCGATTATTTAAGAGTTCACGATGTGCTTTCTGTTAAAAGGGCAATAACTGTATTGGAGGCAATCTGTGATTATGTTTAAAGAAATTTTTATAAATGTTATTGATGTTTTGATACTGTGGTATATTTTTTATCGGCTGATACTTTTAATAAAAGGCACCCGTGCAGTTCAGGTTCTTTTAGGTATCGCGATACTCGGTGTAATAACCGCTGGAGCGATTTTTCTGAAACTGGAAACAACCGCATGGCTGTTAAAAAACTTCTGGGCTGCCGGGCTTGTTATTATCGTTGTTATATTTCAGTCAGATATTCGTTCGGCATTAGCGCAGTTAGGTAGTGGAAAGTTCAGCCATCTGTTTATGAAAGAAGAAATTACGGCAATCAAAGAAATAGTTTCGGCAGTTAAAGAATGTTCACAAAAAAAAATCGGAATGCTTGTTGTGATTGAACAGGAAACTGGCTTAAAAAATTTTATAGAAAAAGGTGTAAAAATTAATGGTGAAATCTCTCAGGAGTTACTGGTATCAATTTTTAATCCACGCACACCATTACACGATGGCGCTGTGATAATATCAGGTCCTAAAATTATTGCGGCAAGTTGTATTTTACCGCTGACTGAGAATCCATTGGTCTCAAAATTTTTAGGGATGCGGCATCGCGCAGCAATCGGTGTAAGCGAAGTATCAGATGCGTTTGTAATAGTCGTTTCAGAAGAAACAGGTACAATATCAATTTCAAATAATGGCAAATTAGAACGAGATGTCAAAATGGAAATACTTGAGCATCTTCTGATTGATATATGGAAAAAACCGGAAAAACATTTTCTGAAAAGGCGGGCAATTTAAGTAACACAGATGACCGCAGACACCGTTCCCACGAAAGTGGGAATCCATTAAAGGCATAGATTCCCGACAGGGGCATTCGGGAATGACATTCGGCAATCAGTGATTATATGAAAACAAGTTGGTTTAAAAAAGATATAGATATAAAATTACTATCACTGATACTTGCAATCCTTCTATGGATTGTAAAACAGAAACTCGGTAAGTAAAATCACGAATAAAAAGACACGAATAAAGTCACACATCCCGAACAAAACCCGAATAACTGCATTGATTTCATTCGGGATAATTCGGGATAGCATTCGTGATGAGTTATTCGTGAATTTATTATATGAAGAAACTTTTTGGGACTGATGGTATCCGCGGGATTGCAGGTGAATACCCGCTTGTGCCTAAACTGATAAAAAAAATCGGCTATATCGCTGCAATCGTATTAAGTAATAAAGCAAGAAAAAAGATGCGAGGGTTTATCCCGATTTCAATCGGGATGTCAAAACCCGAAGCATCACACCATATTGTAGCCGAGAATTTATTCTCGGTGAGTGAAGCGAAGCGAAACGAAATCGTTTTAGGTAAAGATACCAGAGAGTCGTCTGGTTGGATTTCTAAAATTATCTGCGAAGGTATCACATCAGCAGGTGTAAATGTTTTTGATTGCGGTGTAATCTCTACACCCGCGGTCTCTTATATCGCATCTAAACGAAAATCAATTGCCGGCTGCGTTATCTCTGCCTCACATAATCCAAGCGAGTTTAATGGTATCAAATTTTTTTCTAACGACGGAATAAAAATCGCAGACCAGAAAGAACTGGAAATAGAAAAACTGGTTTTGGGAACGGATTTACATAAACAAAACGAAAATAAAATTGCCGGTAAAATTTTGTATCGTGATACAACCGCTGAAAAACAGTATCTGAATTTTTTGTTGTCTACTGTTAAGCCCGTCACAAATCTGTCACAACTTAAAATCGTTGTTGACTGCGCCAATGGTTCAAACTATAAAACAGCTGCACAGGTGTTTGATAAACTAAAAGCAAATACAACTGTGATATTTAACCAGCCTGATGGCAAAAATATCAATCACAACTGCGGCTCACTCCACTTAAAAACACTACAGAAAACGGTTGTTGAACAGAACGCTGATTTCGGTATCGCATTTGATGGTGATGGCGACCGCTGTATATTTGTAGACGACGAAGGTGAAATCAGAGACGGCGATTACTTAATAGCAATTGCTGCGAATTATTTGAAAAAAAATAATGCATTAAAAAACAACGGACTTATCGCGACAGTTATGGCAAATTTCGGGTTTTACAAAATGATGGAAAAATTAGGTATCAATGTCTTTACCTGTGCAGTCGGCGATAAATATGTGTTTGAGCAAATGCTTAAAAATGATGTAATTTTAGGCGGAGAGCAGTCCGGTCATATAATATTCAGAAATTTTTTGAATACTGGCGATGGGCTTTTAACTGCATTACAGATAACTTCTATAATTCATAAAACTGTGAAACCGCTATCGGAATTAGCAAAAATTATAAAAAAATATCCGCAGGTTTTGTTGAATGTAAAAGTTGAAAAAAAACTTCCAATTACCGAGAATAAAAAACTATCTGATACAATAAAAAATGTTGAGCAGAAATTAAAAGATAATGGCAGAGTGCTTATCAGATATTCCGGCACTGAACCGTTATTGCGAATAATGGTAGAAGGTCCCGACAACAAAATAATAAATCAGTACGCTCAGGAAATTGCTTCAGCAGTTAATTTATAGTTTTTTACTTGGATTAGGAATGACTGTGAAAATGACACAGCATAACATAAATTTTAATATAAAAAATAAGAAGGCAGTTTATCAATATAGAAAAAGAACATTAGATAAAGCGGATTTGGAAGGATTGAAAAAAGCGAAAAATTTAAAAAGGGGGTGTAAGAGATGAAGAAGAACATTTTAGTTTTAGGATTAGTAGGGATTTTGGTTTTGGGAATTGGATTTGAGGTTCTGGCAGAGGAGCAAAGTGTTAAAGGGAAGGAAGAACTACTGTTTGAAGAGATTCCAATAGTCTTTGCTGCCAGTAAGAGACTACAACCCATTACTGAAGCAGCGTCAAACATAGAAGTTATCACTGCTGAGGAGATTAAGCAATCAGGAGCGGTGAGTATTGCTGACGTATTAAGGAAAGTTGTTGGGGTACAGGTAAGAGAGCCTTCTGCCAGCAGCCATGCTATAGGAGTTCGAGGTTTTACTGATGCTCAGCATGTTCTTATCACGGTTGATGGTAACAGTGCATATCTTCACCATGTTAATCACACATATGTTGATTTAATACCGGTAG encodes the following:
- the glmM gene encoding phosphoglucosamine mutase gives rise to the protein MKKLFGTDGIRGIAGEYPLVPKLIKKIGYIAAIVLSNKARKKMRGFIPISIGMSKPEASHHIVAENLFSVSEAKRNEIVLGKDTRESSGWISKIICEGITSAGVNVFDCGVISTPAVSYIASKRKSIAGCVISASHNPSEFNGIKFFSNDGIKIADQKELEIEKLVLGTDLHKQNENKIAGKILYRDTTAEKQYLNFLLSTVKPVTNLSQLKIVVDCANGSNYKTAAQVFDKLKANTTVIFNQPDGKNINHNCGSLHLKTLQKTVVEQNADFGIAFDGDGDRCIFVDDEGEIRDGDYLIAIAANYLKKNNALKNNGLIATVMANFGFYKMMEKLGINVFTCAVGDKYVFEQMLKNDVILGGEQSGHIIFRNFLNTGDGLLTALQITSIIHKTVKPLSELAKIIKKYPQVLLNVKVEKKLPITENKKLSDTIKNVEQKLKDNGRVLIRYSGTEPLLRIMVEGPDNKIINQYAQEIASAVNL
- the cdaA gene encoding diadenylate cyclase CdaA, encoding MFKEIFINVIDVLILWYIFYRLILLIKGTRAVQVLLGIAILGVITAGAIFLKLETTAWLLKNFWAAGLVIIVVIFQSDIRSALAQLGSGKFSHLFMKEEITAIKEIVSAVKECSQKKIGMLVVIEQETGLKNFIEKGVKINGEISQELLVSIFNPRTPLHDGAVIISGPKIIAASCILPLTENPLVSKFLGMRHRAAIGVSEVSDAFVIVVSEETGTISISNNGKLERDVKMEILEHLLIDIWKKPEKHFLKRRAI
- the folP gene encoding dihydropteroate synthase — protein: MVKIVGILNVTPDSFSDGGKFFKTNDAVKQAEKLIEEGADIIDIGGESTRPGSKPVPIEEEIKRVVPVIKEIKKKIPGIPVSVDTYKPEVALKAIDEGCEIVNDIYGMRWQDGEMASIVAKNNVKVVIMHMQGTPQTMQTNPQYKNVISDIKQFFSLQIKFAESKGIKKEKIIIDPGIGFGKTLQHNLQILKKLNQFKELNQPIMVGPSRKSFIGTLLNVDVSQRLEGTIASVLISVINGADYLRVHDVLSVKRAITVLEAICDYV